In Lentilitoribacter sp. Alg239-R112, the following proteins share a genomic window:
- the moaA gene encoding GTP 3',8-cyclase MoaA produces the protein MSQAPVTASNASNAANMIDPFGRMVDYLRVSVTDRCDFRCTYCMSENMTFLPKKDLLTLEELDRLCTIFIGKGVRRLRLTGGEPLVRKNIMQFINSLGRHLESGKLEELTITTNGSQLHRFSKDLFSAGMRRINVSLDTLDADKFKAITRWGDVNRVIQGIDAAQESGLKVKINAVALKGFNDDELPKMIEWAHGRDMDMTIIETMPMGEIDEDRTDQYLPLSKVRSNLSNQYTLEDIPFKTGGPARYVSIKETGGKLGFITPLTHNFCESCNRVRLTCTGTLYLCLGQDDAADLREPLRASEGNELTSNAIDEAIGRKPKGHDFIIDRNTKRPAVSRHMSVTGG, from the coding sequence ATGTCTCAGGCGCCAGTAACTGCCTCTAACGCATCCAATGCTGCTAATATGATTGATCCATTCGGTCGAATGGTTGATTATCTCCGCGTCTCTGTAACCGACAGGTGTGATTTCCGTTGCACATATTGCATGTCGGAAAATATGACATTTTTGCCTAAAAAAGACCTACTTACCTTGGAAGAGCTGGATCGCCTCTGTACCATTTTTATTGGCAAAGGCGTTAGAAGGCTGCGTTTGACAGGCGGCGAACCGCTAGTCCGCAAAAACATCATGCAATTTATAAATAGTCTTGGCCGCCACCTCGAAAGCGGGAAGCTTGAAGAACTGACAATTACAACGAATGGCTCACAGCTCCACAGGTTTTCGAAGGATTTGTTCTCGGCTGGGATGAGACGAATAAATGTATCACTGGACACGCTTGACGCCGACAAATTTAAAGCGATTACCCGTTGGGGTGATGTTAACCGTGTCATTCAAGGCATTGATGCAGCGCAAGAATCAGGTTTGAAAGTCAAAATCAACGCGGTAGCGCTGAAAGGCTTTAATGATGATGAACTTCCGAAGATGATCGAATGGGCACATGGTCGAGATATGGACATGACCATCATCGAGACTATGCCTATGGGCGAAATCGACGAAGACCGAACCGATCAATATCTCCCACTTTCAAAAGTTCGATCTAATCTCTCTAATCAATATACATTGGAAGATATTCCTTTTAAAACTGGTGGCCCTGCGAGATATGTGTCGATCAAGGAAACTGGTGGAAAATTAGGGTTCATAACACCACTTACGCATAACTTCTGCGAGAGCTGCAATAGAGTCCGGCTAACGTGCACAGGCACTTTATATTTATGTTTGGGCCAAGACGATGCCGCAGACTTAAGAGAACCATTAAGGGCATCAGAAGGTAATGAGCTGACATCGAACGCTATCGACGAGGCCATAGGTAGAAAACCTAAAGGTCACGATTTCATCATTGATCGAAACACAAAACGCCCCGCGGTAAGCCGACATATGAGCGTAACCGGTGGTTAA
- a CDS encoding multidrug effflux MFS transporter has product MSSKNFLNRGRPPSIFTLVVVASISVLSMNMLLPALPSMTEYFKTDYSVMQLTVTGYLAMTGLLQIFFGPLSDRFGRRPVILAGLCIFVLASIICMIAPNIEIFLLGRILQTSSATGIVLSRAIVRDLYSTEKAASMLGYVTVGMMVVPMFSPLVGGLLDQYFGWQAIFAAMIAFGGMCLVVVYLDLGETNVHKSNSFMEQIGSYPELLKSRRFWGYTLTASFTSGAYFSLLGGGPFVATEHFHLNPTEFGSFFLFIATGYLLGNFASGRFSTRMGINKMMVLGGMVSCIGLSGSIIIILIGHASAASFFGFMFFVGIGNGLTLPNANAGMVSIRPKLAGSASGLGGAVMVGGGSIMAAYVTSILTIESGPLPLVAFMLGTSIIALLNTCYVIFVEASSTNKID; this is encoded by the coding sequence ATGAGCTCAAAAAACTTCTTAAACCGAGGCAGACCGCCAAGCATATTCACGCTCGTTGTTGTAGCTAGTATTTCAGTTCTAAGCATGAACATGCTTCTTCCTGCTTTGCCTTCTATGACGGAGTATTTTAAGACAGATTATTCTGTCATGCAGTTAACCGTCACCGGTTATCTAGCCATGACAGGCCTGTTACAGATTTTTTTCGGACCTCTTTCAGACAGGTTTGGGCGGCGACCTGTCATATTAGCGGGATTATGCATATTCGTCTTGGCATCAATCATTTGCATGATCGCACCTAATATCGAAATCTTCCTTCTAGGTCGCATCCTACAAACTTCATCAGCCACAGGAATTGTGCTGTCTCGCGCAATTGTGAGGGATTTGTACAGCACAGAAAAAGCTGCATCCATGCTCGGATATGTTACAGTCGGCATGATGGTTGTACCCATGTTCAGCCCGCTCGTTGGCGGCTTGTTAGATCAATATTTTGGCTGGCAGGCAATTTTCGCCGCCATGATAGCCTTTGGCGGAATGTGCCTTGTTGTTGTTTACCTCGATTTGGGCGAAACAAATGTCCACAAGTCCAATTCATTTATGGAGCAAATAGGCAGCTACCCTGAACTTTTGAAATCCCGACGTTTTTGGGGTTATACCTTAACGGCAAGCTTTACATCCGGTGCGTATTTTTCGCTACTGGGCGGAGGACCGTTCGTGGCAACTGAACATTTTCATCTAAACCCAACCGAATTTGGTTCGTTTTTTCTGTTCATTGCCACAGGTTACCTTTTGGGGAATTTCGCAAGTGGTCGGTTCTCAACACGCATGGGTATCAATAAGATGATGGTGCTTGGTGGCATGGTGTCATGTATCGGGTTAAGCGGATCTATCATCATCATACTGATTGGACACGCAAGCGCAGCTTCATTTTTTGGATTCATGTTTTTCGTTGGTATTGGTAATGGTCTGACGCTACCAAACGCCAACGCAGGAATGGTGAGCATCAGACCAAAATTGGCAGGCTCGGCGTCAGGTCTGGGCGGCGCAGTTATGGTTGGCGGCGGTTCTATTATGGCAGCTTACGTCACCTCCATCCTTACGATCGAGTCTGGACCATTACCCCTGGTCGCATTCATGCTCGGTACAAGTATAATAGCTCTATTAAATACGTGTTATGTGATATTTGTAGAAGCAAGTTCAACAAATAAAATCGACTAA
- a CDS encoding methyltransferase domain-containing protein, which translates to MDEEKLAEAYNKALELEKSGQVDDAAKAYEKVLEIDPSDHGGAAVRIASMGKAEAPKRAPQAYVATLFDQHANVFDKVLVDDLGYDVPKLAAKMLTEHGISGVARVLDLGCGTGLMGVKLVSERSNIIGVDLSENMLEIAYDRDVYDALYVADVEDYLLDNDENPWNLICAADVLPYLGDLEQFAKGISSNLTSNSHCIFSTETLPHDDFAGQNYTVGKFQRFAHQLDYVENVFREHRLEIHTSKEIIVRHEQGNPIFGHLVLMQKS; encoded by the coding sequence ATGGACGAAGAAAAACTAGCGGAAGCTTACAACAAAGCACTTGAACTGGAAAAATCCGGTCAAGTTGATGATGCAGCTAAGGCCTATGAGAAAGTGCTGGAAATTGACCCCTCCGATCATGGTGGTGCTGCGGTAAGGATAGCAAGCATGGGTAAGGCAGAAGCACCCAAACGAGCGCCTCAAGCCTATGTCGCAACGCTCTTTGATCAACATGCAAACGTGTTCGACAAAGTGCTGGTTGATGATCTTGGCTATGATGTTCCAAAGCTCGCAGCCAAAATGTTAACTGAACACGGGATATCAGGCGTTGCCAGAGTTCTGGATCTAGGCTGCGGTACGGGTCTCATGGGGGTAAAACTTGTATCCGAGAGATCTAATATAATTGGCGTTGATCTATCCGAAAACATGCTCGAAATCGCCTATGATCGAGACGTATATGACGCGCTATATGTGGCAGATGTTGAAGATTATCTACTCGATAATGACGAAAACCCGTGGAACCTGATTTGCGCTGCAGATGTGCTGCCCTACCTAGGTGATTTGGAACAGTTTGCTAAAGGTATCTCAAGCAACCTCACCTCTAATAGCCACTGTATTTTTTCAACCGAAACACTGCCGCACGATGACTTTGCCGGGCAGAATTATACAGTTGGAAAATTTCAACGATTTGCACATCAACTCGACTACGTTGAAAATGTATTTAGAGAGCACCGGTTAGAAATCCATACTTCCAAAGAAATTATTGTTCGTCACGAACAAGGAAACCCGATTTTCGGACATCTTGTTTTGATGCAAAAATCATAA
- a CDS encoding NAD(P)-dependent oxidoreductase, which produces MAKVAFIGLGVMGYPMAGHLKTKGGHDVCVYNRTSAKAKKWADEFGGSSADTPAEAAKDADFIFTCVGNDDDLRSVTIDETGVLNGMKSGSILIDNTTASANVAKELAQACKKQGCGFLDAPISGGQAGAENGALTVMVGGDEKTFNEAEPVIQNYAKMVGHMGEVGAGQITKMVNQICIAGLVQGLSEGINFGKKAGLDIEKVIDVISKGAAGSWQMENRYKTMNSGEYEHGFAVDWMRKDLGIVLDQAKDNGVSLPITALIDQFYSDVQAMGGNRWDTSSLLARLEKFEK; this is translated from the coding sequence ATGGCAAAAGTAGCATTTATCGGTCTTGGCGTTATGGGCTACCCAATGGCAGGACACCTGAAAACCAAAGGTGGACACGATGTTTGCGTTTATAATCGAACATCCGCAAAGGCAAAAAAATGGGCTGACGAGTTCGGCGGTTCAAGCGCCGACACCCCAGCGGAAGCGGCAAAAGATGCCGATTTCATTTTTACATGCGTTGGAAATGATGATGACTTACGATCCGTTACGATTGATGAAACAGGCGTGCTAAATGGTATGAAGTCAGGAAGCATCCTCATTGACAACACAACAGCATCAGCCAACGTAGCCAAAGAGCTCGCACAAGCATGCAAAAAACAAGGGTGTGGTTTTCTCGATGCGCCTATTTCTGGCGGGCAAGCCGGCGCTGAAAATGGTGCACTCACGGTCATGGTTGGCGGTGATGAAAAGACTTTCAATGAAGCAGAACCAGTCATCCAAAATTATGCCAAAATGGTTGGTCACATGGGTGAAGTTGGCGCAGGGCAAATCACTAAGATGGTCAATCAAATCTGTATTGCAGGCTTGGTGCAGGGGCTTTCAGAGGGGATAAATTTTGGCAAAAAAGCAGGCCTTGATATTGAAAAGGTTATCGATGTTATTTCAAAAGGTGCAGCTGGTTCATGGCAAATGGAAAACCGCTATAAGACAATGAATAGCGGCGAATATGAGCATGGGTTTGCGGTTGACTGGATGCGTAAAGACCTTGGAATTGTATTGGATCAAGCCAAAGATAATGGCGTAAGCTTACCCATTACAGCCCTCATAGATCAATTCTACAGTGACGTTCAAGCGATGGGTGGCAATAGATGGGATACGTCTTCACTTCTTGCGCGGCTTGAGAAGTTTGAAAAATAA
- a CDS encoding Lrp/AsnC family transcriptional regulator, whose protein sequence is MDRLDRKILRLLQEDTTLAVADIAKKVGLSTTPCWRRIQKLEEDGVIRRRVALLDADKVNVKVTVFVFIRTNSHSTEWLKRFSEVIVDFPEIVEFYRMSGDVDYLLRVVVPDITAYDEFYRRLIERIEIRDVSSAFAMEKIKYTTELPLDYMPVEHGRSTD, encoded by the coding sequence ATGGATCGTCTCGACCGGAAGATATTGCGCTTACTACAAGAAGACACAACTTTAGCTGTCGCAGATATTGCGAAAAAGGTTGGCCTGTCGACAACACCATGTTGGCGGCGCATTCAGAAGCTGGAAGAAGACGGAGTTATTCGTCGTCGTGTGGCATTGCTTGATGCTGATAAGGTGAATGTCAAGGTCACCGTATTTGTGTTTATTCGCACGAATTCCCACAGTACGGAATGGCTAAAACGCTTTTCAGAAGTGATCGTAGATTTTCCAGAGATTGTTGAATTCTATAGAATGAGTGGAGATGTGGATTATCTGTTGCGTGTCGTCGTTCCCGATATCACAGCTTATGACGAGTTTTATCGTCGACTTATTGAGCGGATAGAAATTCGTGATGTGAGTTCGGCTTTTGCTATGGAAAAAATCAAATACACAACAGAGTTACCGCTTGATTATATGCCGGTGGAACATGGGCGTTCCACCGACTAA